The nucleotide sequence TCAAGCGCCAGAACAAGTGGAAAAAAGACAGGAGCGAAAACGAATGCGCGAGCCCTGGCTTACAAGATGGTTCGGTGTTGTGCCCATGGGAATGCTGATGTGGTGGCGCACGGTCGATCATAAACGCGAAAAATCGAATGTAGCCGAGCGTTCGGTTCATGGTCCAAATTAACGATAAAATCGGCCGTATTGCTGTAACGTAACAAGGGGAATAAAGCGATGACCATTCATATCGATTGCGAGATCGATGCGACCTTGATTCCAGACTTGGTAGCCGACGATGGATAATGCATACAGCATCGCATCACCGAAGGGTTCAGATATATAACGCAGATGTTGCCGTTTGTTAAGGTGCTTCTGCAGTTTAAGGGCGTCTTTCGTTGCGAAAGGGGCCTCTTTGGTGAGCCATGGAAGCCGTTCATAAGGATCGAAGGACGGATTAAGCTTTAATTGCTGGGTGCGTTTAGAGGCAGGTAGCTTATCGGGCAATGTCATTATTTTGGGAAAATAGAGCTTCGAGGTTTGTTCGTTGATGGGGAGTATTTCTGCAGTTTTCGCATCGAGCCAGTAAGTTTCTTTACCGATCGTTACCTGCCATGCAGCAGCCAATGGATGAACATAGAGCTTCGTTACAGAAGTAGGTTTTTGATGAAGCTCAGTTAACAGACCGTTAACCCGCAAAGACTGGTCTAGTTGTTCAGAGGAAAACAGTGGATACGGCCCTACACCGTATTCACCTAATTGAAACGACCCGTCCGTGACAGCGTTCACGACCATGTAGCCGACATTTTGCCCTTCGTTAGTAAATAGAACAAGCCAGCTATGCGTACCCGGACCGAGTGCTTCAATTTGAGGGTCAGAAGTTTGCCATAAAGCAAATGCCTTTTGCTTTGATAGGGCAGTGGCCCATTGCTGTACTTGTTGTTCTAGCTTCGTTAGTTGATGTTCCTGATCAGGGATAACTGCTGCATCTGCATTCGATGCTGAGAAGGGCAATAGTGCCACAAGTAGCAAAGCTAAGATACTCGTGTGAATGAAGAAGCGATGCTTTTGCGTGAGCATGCTGGAACACCTGCTTTTTATTATTTATTGTAGTGGACGAGCATTGCTGATGCTGTTGAACGATGTCTGCTATACACTGGGAGGTTTGGCTTATTTTAAAGTTAATGGATGCCTGGAAGGTGGAAAATTCCGCAGTTCAGCGTAGATAGTGTCACACGAGGCCGATATTGCCAGTCAATTTCAGCCTTTCGTTGTTCGAATCGTTCCGACAGCGACTGCCGTTGCTCTATACTTTCACATCGTTCTAGCATCGGATCATAATAATGCTGAATCCGATTCAATTCGTCTTGACGACGATTTTCCGCCTCGATCGCCCATGTGAAGTCATGGCTTTTGAGCTTGCGCTCCATTTTTTGCTCCAATTGCTGCATTCCTTTGCGTAACGACAGACCATTTTTCATCAAATGTATGTTGGAAGGTAGACGTGGTGTTAGTTTGCGCTCGCGTAATCGTTCCATAAATTGCTCCTCGATTACGCCTGTTGCTAAAGATATTCCCCATTCATACAGCTCTTCGCGCTTCATATCACACTCAAAGCTTACTTTGAAGTTAACACCTAGCCAAGCCGTGTAGGGATGCGATTGCAGGGGGTTACCTAGACCTTTAGGTGGCTCTTCGAATAAGGTGACACAGCGCGCTCCTTGACGGACAACATCGAACAGCTGACCTAAGCGACGAGAGCCAAAATACAATTCCTCCTGTACAACTCTACCGCTCGGCGTCATGAGGTAGGAAAGGGGTGATGATGCGCCAGAAGAAGCTTGAGGTGCTTGAAACGACCATGCGTAGGTTAGCGTCTCTGGTGCTGCACCCGTTCTATCGACGAAGCTCCAATAGAAAGGGCGATTGGTGAGCATGCGATCTGCATCGGGAGATAGCTTTACTGTGACACGTTGCGGACTTTTCTCTATAATTTGACAACCGGTAATGTCCAGGTAAGACAGAACGAACTTATGAACCTGCTTGTTATTCATCGCCTTACACTCCTTCTTTCGTCTTGATCATATGTCGCTTTGCCTCAATGACAGAGTCGCCGAGTCCGTCGATCCGTCTACGGAGCTCCTCGCTATCCGTTGATTCAAGCACCATCTGCGCTAGACGGCGCTCAATGGACTCTTCTTTTTCAAACTGCTCAATAATTTCATCTAATTCACCAATTACAAGCTCGAACATGTTGATCTTCTCATGGAGCAGATGGATGATATGTTCCTCGATGGTGCCGATCGTACAGAGGTTGAAGATGTGGACGTCCTCCGTTTGACCGAGACGATGAACGCGACCAATTCGCTGTTCGACGCGCATCGGATTCCAAGGCAGATCAAAGTTAATAATGTGATGACAAAATTGCAGGTTAATGCCTTCGCCTCCAG is from Candidatus Cohnella colombiensis and encodes:
- a CDS encoding YqzE family protein, translated to MSSKTKYVRYMTEKVVRYLDQAPEQVEKRQERKRMREPWLTRWFGVVPMGMLMWWRTVDHKREKSNVAERSVHGPN
- a CDS encoding YqhG family protein; amino-acid sequence: MNNKQVHKFVLSYLDITGCQIIEKSPQRVTVKLSPDADRMLTNRPFYWSFVDRTGAAPETLTYAWSFQAPQASSGASSPLSYLMTPSGRVVQEELYFGSRRLGQLFDVVRQGARCVTLFEEPPKGLGNPLQSHPYTAWLGVNFKVSFECDMKREELYEWGISLATGVIEEQFMERLRERKLTPRLPSNIHLMKNGLSLRKGMQQLEQKMERKLKSHDFTWAIEAENRRQDELNRIQHYYDPMLERCESIEQRQSLSERFEQRKAEIDWQYRPRVTLSTLNCGIFHLPGIH